A segment of the Pirellulales bacterium genome:
GAACAGCCCGACCGCCGGAAACACCAGCGACGGCAGGTCGTCGAGCACGAGCGATTCGGGCCAATTGTCGATGTGGTTCATGCCGGCCGCGGTGTCTTCGAGAATCGACGAGCCGACGGCCCAAGTCATGGCGATCCAAATAAATCCGAACAGAACGGCGGGCGCGAGCATCACCAGCGATCCGATGGCGATTCCGCTGGTCCAAAAATCGCGTCCCGCCGAATGCTGACTGAGCTCGATGATCCACCAGGCGAGCGTCAATTCGAGCGTCAGCGTGAATGCCAACTTGATCCATTGCGGCAGCACGTCGAGATAGAACGGGAATTCGAACACGCCGCTCAAGAACGCCCGATGCGGATCGGCAAGCGTCGCATGGGGCGTGAATTTCTCGGCCTTTTCGCTCGCCTTGGCGAGCTCGGCCTGGTGCTTTTTTTCTTCCTCTTCGGCCGCGGCTTCAATCACATGCTGCATCCGCGAACTTGCCGCCTCGGGCAGGTCGAGTTGCGGTTGCAACTGAAATTCGTGGTCGCGCTGCGGCGGCCGCTGGGATTGTGGCGGAGGAGCGAATGCCGCGGATGGCAACGGCGGCGGCAGCCCAACGTCGGGCGATCGGGCATCCGCGATGGAGTCGCCGGCCGGCTTCCGCGTCTCGACATGCGGCAACTCGACCGACGGCACTTGCAGGTGGGACGAAGTTTCGGCGCCGGCTGCGTCCGGATGAGGCACTTCCGTCGGCGGAATGAAATATTTCGGTCCCTCGGCTTGAGCCGCCTCAGAATGCTCGGCCGTGGCCGGCGCGGTCTCCGCTTGCCGATCCGTTAAATCCCCGAACAGCAAGGCATCGATCTCCGCGGCAACGTCGGCCGAGTGGGAAGCATCCACGGCGTGGGGAACAATCGTCGCCGTCGGATTGGATCCCAGCGGCGCGGGAGCGGGCGGTGGTGCGATTGTTTTCGGTGCGATGGAGACAACTCGCAACACCGCCCCGCACGTTGGACACTTGAGTCGTGTCCCGGGGCGGACTTGCGGCACCAGAACGCGCGCACCGCAGCCTGCGCACATCGTCGGCACCGCGATATCGCGAAAGGAAGCCATCGTCGAACGAGTTTGAGAAGCATCGAAGACGAGCCCGTCCGAATTCGACGGCCGCTGGCCCCCGGCCGTAGCGAACGTTCGCTAGCTACCGCGGGACGACACACTACCACGAGGCATCCGGCTACCGCGGAGCGCCCGGCAATCGCCTGGCGCTCGGGTCAGTCGGCGGCTTGTCCAACAGCAGGAATTGGAACAGATCAATCAATTCTTGCCGGCTCAACTGATTTTCCAAGCCCTCCGGCATCAACGATAGCTTGCTGATCGTGCTGGATTCCACTTCGCCGCGGGGAATCGTTTCCAGCTTGCCCCCCTGCAATTTAAGCACGATCCGTTGCGGGCTGTCCTCGACCGTCAGGCCAGTGAGCGCGCGGCCGCCGGTCGTTTGCACGATTCGGGCCTGATAACCGGCCCCGATCACGAGGCTCGGATCGAGCACGTTCGAGAGCAATTGATCGAACGATGCCCGGCCGTTGGAGGTGATGTCGGGCCCTACGTCTTGCCCCTCGCCGTAAATCCGATGGCATTGGGCGCAGATTTTTTTGAACACGGCCCAGCCGCGCATCGGATCGCCGTGGTTCTTCAGGAGCAATTCCTTCGTCTGCCTCGCGACTTGCTCGCGCTTTGGATTCCGCTCGGTGCGCACGCTGCCCCATTTCGCCAGCACCAACGCCGTGAGTTCCTTATCGTGGCTGGCGAGCAACCGTTGCACTTGGTTGACATTCAGTGCCGACGCGGGAATTTTCTTCTCGCCGATGGCCGTCAAAAGCGATTTGGCCCAAACGGCCCGTTGCGTGAGCAATTCGATCGCCTTGGGCTGCAAGTCGGGATCGAGCTTGCCGTATGCCGCCAAGACGGTTTCCGCGACGCGCGGGTCGTCGCTGTGTCCGAGCGACGCCAAAACCGATGCTCGCAATCCGGCAGAAGATTTCGCCGGGTTCTCCAAAATCGCCGCGACAGTTTCCAGCAGATCAGGAGCGCGGGCGCTGATGAGTGCTCCGAGCGCTTCGATACGCCGATTGTCCGCATAGCTTGCCGAGGAAAACACTTCGCGCACCGCCCTCAGTACGGCCGGCTTTGGATCTCCGAACGAAACCATCAGCAGCGCGACGTCGAGCCTGAACGGATTGCGCACGCCGTCGGCCGTTTTGGGGACGACAATCGAAAGCAAACTCGGCTCGAGCATCGTGCGCAAGTCGTTCAACTGCTTGCCGGCGATCTCGCGGGTTTGGATTTTTCGCGCCAACAGGGCCAGCGCATTTTTCGCCGCCACATTCGAGCTTGCATCCGAGGTGAGCAGCGTTTCGAAAAGCAACGCGATCGGGTGCGGGTCGGACTTGCTGTTCGCAAGGATTCGCTCGACCAGCCGCGGCATCAAGGCACTCAGCCCGGGCGATTTGCGGAGTGCAGCATCCTTGGCGATGCGATCGACCACCGCGGCCGCATGAGCTTCCAGCCGAGGTTGCAGATTTTGCCACACGATCGCCGGAATCAGCGGATCATCGCCGGCATTTGCGAGCACGTCGAGCAGCAAGGTTTCCGGATTCGGGCCATCGAGTTTTCCGGCTGCAATCGCCACTTGCAGCTTCACATCCGGCGACGGATCGGCCGCTAACTCGAATATTTTTGGAGCAAATCGCCAGTCAAGGCGGTTGAAATTTCCAGTTGCCCTAACGCCCCATGCCCGGATGCTCGGATCTGCGTTCGATAATAGCTGAATTTGAAAATCGAGGTCGAGCGAACCGCTGCCGATCAGCGCCCAAAGGGCTTGCAACCGTGCTTTGTGTGGCGCGGATTTGTCGAGCACCAATTTTTCCAGCATCGGCCGCGAGGGAGCGCTCTTCGCCTCGCCGCGCTCGGCCAACACGCGTCTGGCTGTCTGGCGAAAATAAATGTTGCCGCTCTTCAGCCGTTCGACGAGTTGCTCATCGGTCTCTTTCGCGAGATCAAACAG
Coding sequences within it:
- a CDS encoding PVC-type heme-binding CxxCH protein, with amino-acid sequence MPKRSRLLVLLVIFLAVASRSLTASAAEPLPWAQDKPPGPALSPQDAIKRMVVPEGFSVELVAAEPDIVNPVAMTFDERGRIWITESFEYPRHDAGPGRDVIKVLESTKGDGKFDKITTFADGLNIPSGIAVGHGGVWVADSPDILFLQDTKGTGKADKREVVVTGFGRYDTHEVPNNLTWGPDGDLYGLNGVFNEAHIKQGDRDLRFTCALYRIDPRTRKFDLFCQGTSNPWGLAWDAEGSAFVSACVIDHLWHLTETGYYHRQGGPYPPFTWELGSIVNFRHQKAAYCGLVYLDSDAFPPAYRDKLVMGNIHGNCLNVDQLHRNGSTYRATPAPDLLTANDVWFMPVVQRIGPDGCLYILDWYDRYHCYQDASRDPAGVDRKYGRLYRLRYKNTPPAGLFDLAKETDEQLVERLKSGNIYFRQTARRVLAERGEAKSAPSRPMLEKLVLDKSAPHKARLQALWALIGSGSLDLDFQIQLLSNADPSIRAWGVRATGNFNRLDWRFAPKIFELAADPSPDVKLQVAIAAGKLDGPNPETLLLDVLANAGDDPLIPAIVWQNLQPRLEAHAAAVVDRIAKDAALRKSPGLSALMPRLVERILANSKSDPHPIALLFETLLTSDASSNVAAKNALALLARKIQTREIAGKQLNDLRTMLEPSLLSIVVPKTADGVRNPFRLDVALLMVSFGDPKPAVLRAVREVFSSASYADNRRIEALGALISARAPDLLETVAAILENPAKSSAGLRASVLASLGHSDDPRVAETVLAAYGKLDPDLQPKAIELLTQRAVWAKSLLTAIGEKKIPASALNVNQVQRLLASHDKELTALVLAKWGSVRTERNPKREQVARQTKELLLKNHGDPMRGWAVFKKICAQCHRIYGEGQDVGPDITSNGRASFDQLLSNVLDPSLVIGAGYQARIVQTTGGRALTGLTVEDSPQRIVLKLQGGKLETIPRGEVESSTISKLSLMPEGLENQLSRQELIDLFQFLLLDKPPTDPSARRLPGAPR